A genomic stretch from Pararhizobium sp. IMCC21322 includes:
- a CDS encoding phosphatidylserine decarboxylase, translated as MSTIVDSIRNSFVPIHKEGYLFIAIAAFLALVLGWLWSPLFWIFGILTAWVAYFFRDPSRVTPIDERFVISPADGRVSAIGQFVPPPELELGTQALDRISIFMNVFNCHVNRLPMSGQITRIAYTPGKFLNAELDKASEHNERNSLVVNTRYGKVGVVQIAGLIARRIVCWSREGQDMTAGERFGLIRFGSRLDVYLPRGTSTRVAMGQTAIAGETVLAVFEDGGAHELQSRVD; from the coding sequence ATGAGCACTATCGTAGACAGTATCCGCAACTCATTTGTTCCCATTCACAAAGAGGGATACCTATTTATTGCCATTGCCGCGTTTCTGGCGCTGGTGCTTGGATGGCTTTGGTCGCCCTTGTTCTGGATTTTTGGGATACTGACCGCCTGGGTTGCATATTTCTTTCGGGACCCGTCCCGGGTGACACCCATTGACGAGCGTTTTGTCATTAGCCCGGCCGATGGACGCGTTTCCGCGATTGGCCAGTTCGTGCCGCCGCCGGAACTGGAATTGGGCACACAGGCACTGGACCGTATTTCGATTTTCATGAATGTATTCAATTGCCACGTAAATCGCTTGCCGATGAGTGGCCAGATTACGCGTATTGCCTATACGCCCGGAAAATTCCTGAATGCGGAGTTGGATAAGGCCAGCGAGCACAATGAGCGTAACAGCCTGGTTGTGAATACACGCTACGGCAAAGTTGGTGTTGTGCAGATTGCAGGTCTGATTGCACGCCGTATTGTCTGCTGGTCCAGGGAAGGGCAGGACATGACCGCCGGAGAGCGGTTTGGTCTGATCCGGTTTGGATCACGACTGGACGTTTATTTGCCACGTGGAACCTCAACCCGTGTTGCCATGGGCCAGACTGCAATAGCAGGCGAAACGGTTCTTGCGGTATTTGAGGACGGTGGCGCACATGAATTACAGTCTCGCGTGGATTGA
- a CDS encoding helix-turn-helix transcriptional regulator, with protein sequence MKQTAPSAEVSHGENAAGGVAGDCDMAVVLRALGHPARLEIIRALASKGRCFCGEIVEMLPLVQSTVSQHLKVLKDAGLIVGTIDGPRSCYCLNTQKLKHASSLIADLTASGEAVAPKEDNKELA encoded by the coding sequence GTGAAGCAGACTGCTCCATCAGCAGAAGTCTCACATGGGGAGAATGCCGCTGGCGGCGTCGCCGGGGATTGCGATATGGCCGTAGTCCTGCGTGCGCTGGGTCATCCTGCACGCCTTGAAATCATTCGCGCTTTGGCCTCCAAAGGCCGTTGTTTCTGTGGTGAGATCGTAGAGATGCTGCCACTGGTCCAATCCACTGTCTCTCAGCATCTGAAGGTGCTGAAAGACGCGGGATTGATTGTTGGTACGATCGACGGACCACGATCCTGTTACTGCCTCAACACGCAGAAACTCAAACATGCCAGTTCCTTGATCGCAGATTTGACTGCATCTGGTGAGGCCGTTGCGCCGAAAGAAGACAACAAAGAATTAGCCTAG
- a CDS encoding LysM peptidoglycan-binding domain-containing protein: MENRTALTMTLHSRITDSLHAMRALGANKTALTVAAVCCAAGLVTAGVLIMSGSVSLENIRQSAANVGRAKTVGTQIRTASEIGEPENEPEIAQSDDKSEIVQSDDKTEPQQAVAPPTFDIVRVEPDGNAVLAGLSAPGSKIEIMSGNKVLARATANSAGEWALVLDEPLSEGGHQIAVRSISNDTGEPLVSVQNVTVAVPEQALESAIVMLDQPGEPSAIWQSPATTIRPEASEQPADLPDASSSAKTVPSDSTNEAGDGTDASATASVEPVPEPKVPEQVQDEPLVTIEAVETEGEDDLLVAGASRPKASVRLFLDNKLIGETVAGPVGRWHFHTTQSVPKGRLVLRAEQVERSSGAVLARREVPFERDPKIVGSLAATFDPDNAIDDDIRGDTATGRDNAKISREMIRLQRVVVGRGDNLWTIARRIYGSGVRYTILYSANEDQIRDPATIFPNQVLVVPEDNSLAN; this comes from the coding sequence TTGGAAAATCGGACTGCTCTGACCATGACGCTACATTCCAGAATTACCGATAGTTTGCACGCAATGAGGGCGCTTGGTGCTAACAAAACGGCTTTGACAGTTGCTGCTGTTTGCTGTGCCGCCGGGCTGGTGACAGCCGGTGTTCTGATAATGAGCGGCTCAGTCTCTCTAGAGAATATACGTCAGTCAGCAGCCAATGTTGGCAGGGCCAAGACCGTCGGGACGCAGATCCGGACCGCGTCTGAAATTGGGGAACCAGAGAACGAGCCAGAAATTGCGCAATCAGACGACAAGTCAGAAATTGTACAATCAGACGACAAGACTGAGCCCCAGCAAGCGGTTGCCCCGCCGACATTTGATATTGTCAGGGTCGAGCCTGACGGCAATGCAGTTCTGGCCGGCTTGTCAGCGCCTGGCAGCAAGATTGAAATAATGTCAGGCAATAAAGTGCTTGCCAGAGCGACCGCCAACTCCGCCGGAGAGTGGGCACTTGTGCTGGATGAACCATTGTCAGAGGGCGGACATCAGATTGCAGTTCGCAGTATCTCCAATGATACCGGAGAACCGTTGGTCTCGGTTCAAAATGTGACGGTTGCCGTGCCGGAGCAGGCTTTGGAATCCGCAATTGTCATGCTGGATCAACCGGGCGAACCCAGCGCAATCTGGCAGAGTCCGGCGACAACGATCAGGCCGGAAGCTTCAGAGCAGCCAGCGGACTTACCTGATGCGAGTTCATCGGCGAAGACCGTGCCTTCGGATTCAACCAATGAGGCGGGCGATGGTACGGATGCCTCTGCAACGGCTTCAGTGGAGCCTGTTCCTGAGCCAAAAGTGCCGGAGCAAGTGCAGGACGAGCCATTGGTGACGATTGAGGCGGTCGAAACCGAAGGAGAAGATGATTTACTGGTAGCAGGCGCATCACGGCCAAAAGCAAGCGTAAGGCTTTTTCTGGACAATAAGCTCATTGGAGAAACCGTTGCTGGCCCCGTGGGGCGTTGGCATTTCCACACAACCCAATCTGTGCCCAAGGGGCGATTGGTTCTGCGTGCAGAGCAGGTCGAGCGATCCAGCGGCGCTGTTCTGGCGCGCCGTGAAGTTCCCTTTGAACGAGACCCGAAGATTGTGGGGTCTCTGGCCGCAACCTTCGACCCGGATAACGCGATTGATGATGATATTCGCGGTGACACCGCAACGGGTCGGGACAACGCCAAAATCTCTCGTGAGATGATCAGACTTCAGCGGGTTGTGGTCGGCAGAGGAGATAATTTGTGGACGATTGCGCGGCGAATCTATGGAAGTGGTGTGCGATACACCATCCTTTACAGTGCAAATGAAGATCAGATTCGTGATCCGGCCACCATATTTCCAAATCAGGTGTTGGTTGTGCCGGAAGACAATTCTTTGGCAAACTGA
- a CDS encoding ABC transporter ATP-binding protein/permease, with product MTAIDASGKADDAAKKNKQSATQISTEDGDLVSTIRNLWPYMWPSDRPELKQRVWLAFAALVVAKIVTVFVPFLYKYATDALAGNDEEIAFLPAFLLVPVMLVIAYGVGRILMIGFTQLRDGLFARVSQHAVRSLARKTFVHMHDLSLRFHLQRRTGGLSRIIERGTKGIETVVRFTILASFPTALEFIFMAGVVGYHFNMTYLAVIVVMIVVYVVFTILASNWRIAIRREMNNADTEANSKSVDSLLNYETVKYFSNEQMEAGRFDESMEGYEGAAVKTATSLAWLNFGQTLIFSIGMVVCMAMSANAVVAGTQTLGDFVLINALLIQLYIPLNFIGSIYREIKQGFVDIEAMFNLLGVAPEVEDKPDAPDVIINNATIRFEDVRFHYDENRAILKGVDFEVPAGQTVAIVGPSGAGKSTISRLLFRFYDVTGGRILIDGQDVRDVSQTSVRQQIGMVPQDTVLFNESIAYNVRYGRPDATDDEVRQAAEMAQISDFIKSLPDGFDTEVGERGLKLSGGEKQRVAIARTILKAPPILILDEATSALDSHTEQEIQSALDQVSKGRTTLVIAHRLSTVVSAHEIIVLDSGMIAERGTHQELLSQDGIYASMWNRQREVNEAAERLRKARESDDRGFVGSLVAE from the coding sequence ATGACTGCAATTGATGCGTCTGGCAAAGCCGACGATGCGGCCAAAAAAAACAAACAATCGGCCACGCAGATATCCACTGAAGACGGTGATCTGGTATCCACAATCCGGAATCTGTGGCCTTATATGTGGCCGTCAGATCGACCAGAGCTGAAGCAACGCGTCTGGTTGGCGTTTGCTGCGCTGGTTGTCGCTAAAATCGTTACCGTATTTGTGCCATTTCTCTACAAATATGCCACCGATGCACTGGCCGGGAATGATGAGGAAATTGCCTTTTTGCCTGCGTTTTTGCTGGTTCCGGTCATGCTGGTCATTGCCTATGGCGTTGGCCGTATTCTGATGATTGGCTTTACCCAGCTCCGTGATGGGCTGTTTGCTAGGGTCAGCCAACATGCCGTCCGCAGTCTTGCGCGCAAGACGTTTGTTCACATGCATGACTTATCCTTAAGGTTCCATCTGCAACGCCGCACAGGCGGCTTGTCGCGGATCATCGAACGCGGCACCAAGGGAATTGAAACGGTCGTCCGCTTTACAATTCTTGCCTCGTTCCCAACCGCACTGGAATTTATTTTCATGGCCGGTGTGGTTGGCTACCATTTCAACATGACTTATCTGGCCGTGATTGTGGTCATGATCGTTGTCTATGTCGTCTTTACCATCTTGGCTTCGAACTGGCGCATCGCAATCCGCCGCGAAATGAACAATGCCGATACGGAGGCCAACAGCAAGTCTGTCGACAGTCTGCTCAATTATGAAACGGTCAAATATTTCAGCAATGAGCAGATGGAAGCCGGACGGTTCGATGAATCCATGGAAGGTTATGAGGGCGCTGCAGTCAAGACAGCCACATCTCTGGCCTGGCTGAATTTCGGCCAGACCCTCATTTTTTCAATCGGAATGGTTGTGTGCATGGCCATGTCGGCGAATGCCGTAGTGGCGGGTACACAGACGCTGGGCGACTTTGTGCTGATCAACGCGCTTTTGATCCAGCTCTACATTCCCCTGAATTTCATCGGTTCGATCTATCGGGAAATCAAACAGGGATTTGTGGATATTGAGGCGATGTTCAATCTTCTTGGGGTCGCGCCCGAAGTGGAAGACAAGCCCGATGCGCCAGATGTGATCATCAATAATGCGACCATCCGATTTGAGGATGTGCGGTTTCACTATGATGAAAACAGGGCAATCCTGAAAGGCGTGGATTTTGAAGTACCCGCTGGTCAGACGGTTGCGATTGTTGGGCCCTCCGGTGCAGGTAAATCCACTATTTCTCGTTTGTTGTTCCGGTTTTATGATGTGACAGGTGGTCGGATTCTTATTGATGGCCAGGATGTGCGCGACGTAAGCCAGACCTCTGTCAGACAGCAAATCGGCATGGTTCCGCAGGATACGGTTCTGTTCAATGAATCGATTGCTTACAACGTACGCTATGGTCGCCCTGATGCCACCGATGATGAAGTCAGGCAGGCAGCTGAAATGGCGCAAATCTCTGATTTCATCAAAAGCCTGCCCGATGGTTTTGATACAGAAGTCGGCGAGCGCGGGTTAAAATTATCCGGTGGCGAAAAGCAACGTGTTGCCATCGCCAGAACCATACTGAAAGCCCCGCCAATCCTGATTTTGGATGAAGCGACATCTGCTCTCGACAGCCACACTGAACAGGAAATTCAAAGTGCACTTGATCAGGTGTCGAAAGGTCGCACGACGCTTGTGATTGCTCACCGCCTGTCGACGGTGGTCAGCGCGCATGAAATCATAGTTCTGGATAGCGGCATGATCGCTGAGCGTGGAACCCATCAGGAATTGCTGTCGCAGGACGGCATTTACGCGTCCATGTGGAACCGTCAACGGGAAGTGAATGAAGCCGCCGAACGTCTGCGTAAGGCTCGCGAATCCGATGACCGTGGTTTTGTCGGATCGCTTGTAGCCGAGTAG